A segment of the Butyrivibrio fibrisolvens genome:
CCAGAATGTATTATCTAAAAATATACGCTATAGATGTATTATTGACAAATATACATATATAGCGTATATTTTATATTGTAAACGATATTACGTAGAATGAGGAGGGGAGTTAATCAAAGATTAACTCCAAAAGTGGCATCGCAAGCTCTGCCACTTCAACCATTAGCCGCTCGCGCTGCTCGCAACATGAGGTTTGTTTATGAAATACATAGCAATCATAGGTGACATCCGCTATTCTAAGCAGATATCTAACAGAGGTGCAATTCAATCAAAACTTAATAAAGTGCTTAAATCCATAAACGATAATTACAAAGAAGATATAGCTGCCAACTTTCTGATAACGCTTGGAGATGAATTTCAGGGCCTTCTTACAAGTACAGAGCACCTTCTGGAGATCATCAGATATATCCAGATGAGCATGTATCCTGTAGAGATAAGGTTCGGCCTAGGATGCGGCAAGATAACCACCAAGATCAATAAAGAAGCTGCTATAGGCGCTGACGGTCCTGCTTTCTATGCAGCAAGAAACATGATAGAACAGCTAAAACATGAAGAAAAAAAGCTAAAGCAGCAGGCATCAGATGTAAAGCTCTCGGTATATGAAAAAGACGATACTCTTCAGGTAGAACAGCTCAATACCTTTTTCAGAGTAAATAAACTTTTGGAAAACAAGTGGTCTACCGAGCAAAGAAATACAATAATGGAAATGAAGTACCATAAAGGAAGCCAGGAAGAAATTGCCAGAAGACTTGATACCACACAGGCAACCGTGGCAAGAAGACTTGTTGCGGGAAGTTATCTAACATACGAAGAAGTTGAAAGAGTAATCAATCTTACACTTGGGAATATAAAACTATGACTAAATATATACTTTTTCTATTAATTGGACATGTACTAGGCGATTTTTATTTTCAGACACAAAAGATATCTTCAAAAAAGGCAAAATACTATAAATGGGTCATCATCCATTCATTGGAATATCTGGCAACTATGCTGGCTATGGCAGTGATAGTATTTCACGTCGAAGCCATTATCATGGCTACATGTGCAGGAATAGTTCATTTCCTTATCGACACAGCCAAGTTTATATTTGTCAAAAAGACAAAGACCAAAAGGCAGTGGAATGTTTTCTGCCTGGATCAGATACTGCATGTAGTGAGCATTATTACTATGTGTTATTTCTTTGATAGATTCAGTTTGCAGATGAACACTACATTTGTAGATGCTGCAATTGCATCATGCGGCCTGGACAGCATCGTTACGCTGAAATGGATTCTTTCAGTGCTCCTGATCCTTAATCCTTCAAATATCATGATCCAGATGTTCCTTTCAGAATTCAAACCCATCGAAAGCCGCGGCCAGGACATCATAAACAGAGAGAAAAACGCCGGAAGAATGGTCGGCTCTTTAGAAAGGATCATAATGCTGATCCTCCTATTCAACCAGCAATACTCAGCCCTCGGCCTTGTTCTTACTGCTAAATCTATAACAAGATATAATAAGATAACAGAAGATAAGGCCTTCGCAGAATACTACCTTCTTGGAACACTTTTAAGCGTTCTGGTAGTACTGGTGATCGGACATTTGGTTCTTATATAGAGAAACATAAGAGTTCTTTGTAGAGCTACGATTTTTGAATATGTAGTAATTACGTTCTGTAATCTTACTTAGAATTGTATTTATGTAATTCTAAGGATGTACTAGATACATCCTATAATCTTCAGGCATTGTGATCCGCATGATAAGGGAGCGTTGGCGTATGGAGAAGATCAGACTTGGACAGATGTTTTTGATCTTATGCTGTATGATGTATCTAATATGGTGGCTTAAATCCTATCACCCCACCAAAGGCGATAACCACTATACCGGAACCAGCGGAATCATGCTTATAATAACCTCCCTGTTCGGTCTATTCGGTGCAGGCTTCGGCATGTCCGGAGTCCTTGACCTTTCTCCAGTAAACGGATTCATATCCGGCTACGTGATAATCGCCGCCGGAATTATCACATACCCTGTTTTATTCGTAATATTCCAATTCATCTTGAAAAGAGACACTACAACTGAGCTCTTTCTAATAGTCGGCTGGATAATGTTTGAAACAGCCGTTATAAACATTGCTTACGCTTTAGAAATAGTATCTATCCAAATAGTAATCATTTACATGGTTCTAGTCTTTGCCGCCGCAATCTCTAGTCTCTATTTCTATCTTCAATATTTCAAGGTTTCTCCTATAAGAGGCTATGTCTACGGTGCAATCCCCCTTATAACAGAAGCAGTATGTATGGCAATATACAACCTTATTACATAAGACGTATGCGTGACAAAATATAAAATTATTACAGAAGGCTATGAAGCATTTGGGCTCATAGTCTTTTCAATTTACGTCAACTTCTAGCCTGCTTTATCCATAAAAAATGTATAGCTTGCGGAAAATTCCGGAGGGCGGGCAGTTAATAAAGGATTTGGGAGCCTTTGAAAGTTTTTGTTACATTCAAGAGCTTGATAGATGGATTTATATATTCCCGTTTGGGATTCACATGTCCCCGCGAAGCGAGTTTGAATCCCGGAATATATAAATTCAGATATCATGCCTTGAATGTAAAAAACTTTCATGGTCCCCAAATCCTTTATTAACTGCCCACCCTCCGGAATTTTGTATACCAATACCATTTTTTATGATATTATATATGCGTAAATTGAATAAGACGGAAGGTGCTTGTGGGCCTCGATGCTGCACAAGTGAAAAGGGAAGCAGGTGTGAATCCTGCACGATCTCGTCACCGTATTTCAAGAGTTTCCTTCATATGCCACTGGATGATCCGGGAAGGCGAAGGAAGCGCTAAAGAATTGATAAGCCGGGAGACCTGCCTGTCGTCGTACATGGGTAACCAAGTCACGAGGAATTGACTGTACGAAGCATATAAGTAAATGCTATTTCGCATTTACTTTTTAAGCTGTGCAAAAATGTCTTCGCGATCCTTGCGAAGGCTTTTTTTATTCTGTGGAAAAATCTTTTTCCTAATGTGATTGGCGACGCATGTAAGTAGATTCAAAGAAGGAGAAAAGTATTATGAAAAAGAAACTATTGACGCTGCTTATGACATCAATGCTCGTTGTATCAGCAGTAGGCTGCGGCGACAAGAACGCAGACACAGCTTCCACAGCTGCAAACGAAAGTGCTTCAAATGATGCGACAGTAGAAGACACAACAAAAGAAAGCGATAGCGCTACTGAAGAAGTATCTGAAGAAGTGACTGAAGTCCCTTCTGTTAATGAATTTGGACTTGAAGATGGCGTTTACACAGCCACATTCACTACAGATTCAAGCATGTTCCACATCAACGAAGCTTACGGCGATAAGGGAACACTTACTGTAGAAGGCGGAGAGATGACTATCCATATCACACTTCCTTCACAGAACATAGTAAATCTTTTCCCAGGAACAGCTGAAGATGCTCAGAAGGACGGTGCTGTCCTCTTAGAGCCCACAATTGATGAAGTTACATATGAAGACGGTACTACAGAAGAAGTTTACGGCTTCGATGTTCCGGTGCCGGTTATAGATGAGGAATTCCCTCTTGCTCTTATCGGAACAAAGGGCGTATGGTACGACCACATGGTAGTTGTTTCTGATGTTACAGCTCAGGGAGAGGATGAAGACCAGATGGCTGCTGATAATGTTGCAGGTCTCATAGATGATATCTATGTTCAGACTTATACAGAAGACACTTATGAAAACTGTGAGAAGGCTAAAGAGGCCTGGGATGCTCTTACAGATGCACAGAAAGAGCTTGTAGAAGGCGAATTCGCTGATCCTGACTACTTCGGAAGAGATACAGGTGATGCTTCTCTTGACGATCCGCTTAACGGCGATGATATTGGCGAGAACGAGATCCTTGTAGTAAGCTTTGGTACATCTTTTAACGACAGCAGAGCTAAGGATATCGGCGGTATCGAAAAGGCTATAGCGCAGGCTTATCCTGACTGGTCAGTTAGACGTGCTTTCACAGCACAGATCATCATCAACCACATCTATGCTAGAGATGGCGAGAAGATCGATAACGTAGATCAGGCTCTTCAGAGAGCTGTAGATAACGGCGTAAAGAACCTTGTAATTCAGCCTACACACCTTATGCACGGCGCTGAGTATGACGAACTTGTTGAAACTCTTGATGAGTACAAGGATAAGTTCGAGTCAGTTGCAATTGCTGAGCCACTTCTTGGCGAAGTAGGAAGCGATGCAACAGTTATCAATGAGGACAAAGAGAGCGTTGCAAAGGCTATCACAGCAGCTGCTGTAGAGGAATCCGGATATGACAGTCTTGATGCTGCCAAAGAAGACGGCGTAGCATTCGTATTCATGGGACATGGTACATCTCACACAGCTAAGGTTACATACAGCCAGATGCAGACTCAGATGGATGAGCTTGGATACGACAACGTATTTATCGGAACTGTAGAAGGCGAGCCTGAAGAAACAGAGCTTTCAAACATCATCGAGAAGGTTAAGGAAAACGGTTATACAAAGGTTATCCTTCGTCCTCTTATGGTAGTTGCAGGCGACCACGCTAACAACGATATGGCAGGCGATGACGATGATTCCTGGAAGAGCGGCTTTGAAGCAGACGGAAGCTTCGATGAGATCGATTGCCAGATCGCAGGTCTTGGCGGAATTGAAGATGTTCAGAAACTCTATGTTGAGCACACAGGAGCTGTTATTAAGTAATTATCATGGTTAAAGAAAAAGTCAAAAATCTGGCGATCGTTGCCGGCCTTTTGCTGATTTTCTTTTCCATATGTTTAGGGGGATGCGGTACTATTTCCGATGGGGAATATACCGCATCCGTTCTGCTATCAGGAGGAAGCGGCAGAGCTTATATAGAAAGTCCCTGCAGCGTGACTGTAAAGGATGGCAAATCCACCGCCAGGATCGTATGGAGTAGCCCCAACTACGACTACATGATCGTTGACGGCGAAACATACTATCCTGTGAACCCGGAAGGTAACTCCGAGTTTGAGATCCCTATAACATTGGACAAGGAAATGCAGGTTCAGGCTGACACAACAGCCATGAGTAAGCCTCATTTAATTGAATACACACTTCTTTTTACTCTGGAAAAAGATTATGCGGATGGCACTTCGGAAAATGGCGAACAGGGAAGTGGTGCGACAGGTGGTCAAGGAAGCGGCAGTAATGCGGCAAATGGCCAAGGAAATGGCAGTGATGCAGATGGTAGCCAGGGAGACGGTAATGCAGGAAATAACCAAGGAGATGGCAGCAATTCCTCGGCTAATTCAAGTCTTAATCCGCCTTCTATAGAAGGCCTGACCTACGTATCTACAGATGAAAACTCATATGCTCAGTGCTACAGAATTCACAGATATGAAAGCGGCTTTGTTGTTATCAGCGTAGATGATGGCAGGAATTATCTTTTAGTACCTGAAGGACAAAAGACTCCTGAAAACTTAGGGCAGGACATAGTAGTCCTTGAAGGAAAGCTAGACAGGATATACCTGGCAGCATCAGCTGCGATGTGCCATTTCGATTCCTTATCCTGCGTGGACAGAATCTTATTATCAGGAATAGAGGAAGAAGACTGGTATATTGAAGCTGCTGCAAGCGCCATGAAAGACGGAACACTTAAATATGGCGGCAAATACAGCGCACCTGACTATGAGCAGATAGTTATGATGGACATAGATATTGCTGTAGAAAGCACAATGATCCTTCACGTTCCAAAGGTTCAGGAACAGCTTGAAGAGCTGGGCGTACCAGTTTTTATAGACAGATCAAGTTATGAGGAAGAGCCACTTGGAAGATGCGAATGGATCAAAGTCTACGGAGTTCTTACAGGCGAAGAAGAAAAAGCAGAAAGCGCTTTTGAAAGCCAGAAGGCTCAGGTAGAACAGATTGAAGATCTGGATGTTGAGGGAAAAAGCGTAGTATTGTTTTACCTAAATTCAAATCACCAGGTTGTTACAAGAACAGGCAATGATTATTTTGCTAAGATAATTGAAATGGCAGGCGGCGAGTATCTTGCACCTGTTGGAGACGACGGCGGCGCATCTCAGATGACTATAAGCATAGAGGCTTTTTATGAGTATGCTTCTGATGCGGATATTCTGATCTATAATGCGACGATCGAATCGGTTCCGGAGTCTTTGGAAGAGCTGATGGGAAGCGACGTGACATTTAAGGATTTCAAGGCTTTCCAGGAAGGAAACATATGGTACACAGATAAGTCGTTGTACCAGTTCTCTGATAAGACAGGAACTATCATAAGCGACTTGGCAGTAGTAATTGCCGGCGAGCAGGAGGAGACGGATTTCTTCCACAAGCTGCAATAAGGGAATCGAAGCTTCGCACATTTAAAAAGGTGAAGGCTTCGAGGATTCCTGAGGCTGACAGATAATAAATGATTTTGTTGTCATGAAAAATATATAAAATTCAAGGCATGATATCTGAATATTTATATTCAAGGGTCCGAAACTCGCTTCGCTCAGACATGCGGACCCTAAACTGAATATAAATATTCATCTATCAAGCTCTTGAATTTAATATATTTTTCAAAGACAAAAAAATCATTTATTATCTGCCATCCTCAGGAATCGTCAAGGTTTTTGTGGTTTAAATGTGCGAAGATTCTGATGATAAGTAAAAAAAATATTAGACAGTAGCAAATAATGAGGTACTAGATGAGTTTCGAGATTATAAAGCCTATGGAGATAGAAAAAGAAAGCTTTCGTATAATCGAGAAGGAGCTTGAACAGATGGGCAAGAGTTTTCCTAAGGAAATCATGCCGACTGTTCAAAGAGTTATACATACAACCGCTGATTTTGAGTATGCTGATACTCTTACTTTTTCTATAGATTGTATTCAAAAGGCAAAGAAGGCTATTATGGAAGGGGCACATATTGTTACGGATACGAATATGACTCTTTCAGGAATCAATAAAAAGATGCTTCAAAAATTCGGCGGCGATGTGCACTGCTTTATGGCTGATGAGGATGTCGCAAAGGAAGCTAAAGAAAGGGAAGTTACAAGAGCTATTGTAAGCATGGAAAAGGCTGCAAAGCTTGGTGTTCCAACTATCTTTGCCATAGGTAATGCACCAACTGCTCTTATTAGATTAAAAGAGCTTATAGATGATGGAGAGCTTAAGCCTGAACTTATCATTGGCGTTCCTGTTGGATTTGTAAACGTGGTTGAAGCTAAGGAACTGATAATGGAAAGTGATGTTCCTTATATTGTAAACAGGGGCAGAAAAGGCGGAAGTACAGTCGCTGCAGCAATCTGTAACTCGCTTCTTTATTCCGTTTCAGAGCGTGAGCTTTAAAATTTGGATTTTTTTGAAGATGATAAGTTCTTTTAAAAGGAATATTCTAAAGATAGAGAAAATTTTGTAAAGGAATACTCTGAATTAAGAAATTCTGTAAAAAATAAAAATTAGCTAGTATGAGGGTGTTATGGACAAGCTCTTTATTGAAAAGGGTGATAAGAAGCTTAGGATGGGCTTTACGACAGGTAGCTGTGCGGCGGCTGCCTCTAAAGCTGCGCTTATAATGCTGCTTACAAAGACCGATATTCATAATGTCAGCATTATGACGCCCAAAGGGATTGCCTATAATGCAGAAATTGTTGGTATAGAAAAAGGCCTAGATAATGGCTTTGTATCCTGCGCGGTCATAAAAGATGGCGGCGATGATCCGGATGTTACAACGGGATCGATGATATATGCAAAGGTAGAACTTAAAAATGAACCTGGAATCGTCATTGACGGCGGCGAAGGTGTTGGAAGAGTTACAAAGCCGGGGCTTGATCAGCCGATCGGAGAAGCTGCGATCAATTCTGTTCCGAGGAAGATGATCACTGATAATATATCTGCTGTTCTTAAAGAATACGAGCAGGAAAATAAGGGAGTTATAGTTACAATAAGTGTTCCGGGCGGCGAAGAGCTTGCTAAAAAGACATTTAATCCAAAGCTTGGCATCGTAGGCGGCATCTCGATTCTTGGCACAACCGGTATAGTAGAGCCTATGAGCGACGACGCGATAGTTCAGACTATAAAGACTGAAATCCGTGTCAGGAAAGCGGAAGGAAAGAAGATTTTAATGGCGGCTCCCGGCAATTACGGGATCACTTTTTTATCAGAAGTATATGGCATTGATGAAAAAAATGTTGTCATGACTTCCAACTTTATATATGACTCGGTGAGACTTGCTCTGGATGAGGGTTTTACAAAGATTCTTTTTGCAGGACATATTGGAAAACTTGTAAAAGTTGCAGGGGGCATTAAGAACACTCATTCAAGATATGGCGACCACAGAATGGAAATCTTGACGGACCTTTCGAAAAGGTATATGAGTGAAACTGATTTTGATAAGGTGAAAGATACACTGCCCGAATGTGTTATGACAGGTGAGGCGGTTAGAATTATAAATGAAACAGGCCATGGCGATATCGTTTTTGACAAAATGGCTGAGAATATCAAAGAATATATGGAAAAATGGAGCGATGGAAATATATCAGTTGAAGTGATCGTCTTCTCGGGAGAGAACGAAGAGCTGGTATCAACTGAAAATGCGCACACTTGGATAAAGGAAATTTAGATTATGGTACATTTTGTAGGTGCAGGTCCCGGAGCGAAGGATCTTATAACTTTAAGAGGAAAAGAGCTGATAGAAAAGGCGGATGTGATCATATATGCAGGATCTCTCGTAAATCCAGGGCTGCTTGATTATGCCAAAGAGGGGTGCGAGATCTATGACAGCAGTAAGCTAAATCTTGATGAAGTAATAGATATCATAAAAGCTGCGGAGGCTTCAAACAAGGATACAATCAGGCTTCACACAGGTGATCCTTGCATTTTTGGTGCAACAAGGGAGCAGATGGATATTCTGGATAAAGAAAAGATCGCTTATGATACAACTCCCGGCGTAAGCTCTTTTTGCGGAGCTGCAGCGGCTCTTAACATGGAGTACACGCTTCCGGGGATAACTCAAAGCGTCATCATTACAAGGATGGAAGGTCGCACCAAGGTTCCGGAAAAAGAAGCTGTGGAAGCCCTTGCTTCTCACGGATCTACCATGGTTTTCTTCCTATCCGCAGGTAATACCAAGACGCTTTCTGAAAGGCTTATAGCTGGTGGCCTTAGCCCAGATACGCCTTGCGCTATAGTCTATAAGGCAACATGGCCTGATGAGAAAAAAGTTGTGTGCAGATTGGATAACCTTTCTGAAAAAGCTAAAGAAAACGGCATAACTAAGACAGCCCTTATAATCGTTGGAAAAGCAGTGGCACAGAGCGGATATGAGCTTTCGAGACTCTATGCGGCTGACTTTACAACCGAATTCAGGCAAGGGACTGAAAATCGTACATAAATAGCCATCAGGAATCATCTAAAGATAGGTTGGTTAAATATGTACGGTGTTTGAATGCGTGAAAAAGAAGATATGCTTAAAGAAAAGAATATACAGAATAAATATAATAATGAGAATAGGATACGCCTGGTAACTGTGTTCATAGTTTTGATATTAGTTTCGCTTGCGGGCATAGTTCTGAACCTGTCTATTGGTAATGTAGATATAGACTTGAAGACGCTTGCAGGAGTGCTGTTTGGAGCAAATACGAATGACAAAATGGCGAGTATCATCCTGAATATCAGGCTTCCAAGGACTATCATGGCGTTTATCCTTGGAGGCGCGCTTGCTGTGTCTGGATTTTTGCTCCAGACGTTTTTTTCTAATCCTATTGCAGGTCCTTATATTCTAGGTGTGTCTTCGGGCGCGAAGATGATGGTCACAGTGCTGCTTATACTTGTTGCGGGCGGAGGATTTTATGTAAGAGGATATATGCTGATTGGTGCTGCCTTTGTAGGTTCGCTGATCACAACTTCTTTTATCATACTCATATCAAGAAGTGTTAAGAACATGGCGGCGCTGTTGGCTGCGGGTATCATGATAGGGTACATCTGCAGTGCGATCACTGACTTTCTTATAGCATTTGCTGATGACTCTGATATTGTGAATCTTCATAGCTGGTCACAGGGAAGCTTTTCAGGTTCAAATATGAACGGCGTTATATACTGCCTTGTGACTGTTTCCATAACTATGGTTTTAGTAATGCTTATGTCCAAAAAGCTTGATGCTTTCAGACTTGGCGAATCCTATGCCAGAAGCGTTGGCGTTAATGTTAAGCTTTGCAGAGTGCTTATAATCATGCTTTCATGCGTTTTGTCTGCTTGCGTTACAGCTTATGCAGGCCCTATTTCTTTTGTCGGAATAGCAGTTCCATTTCTTATGAGGGAGTCGCTTAGATCTTCAAAGCCGGTTGTACTGATACCTGCATCTTTCCTGGCAGGATCCATATTCTGCCTTGTTAGCGACCTTCTTTCAAGGATGCTCTTTGCACCGACAGAGCTTAACGTATCAGCGGTAACGTCTTTGTTTGGAGCGCCTATTGTAATCTTCATGATAATCAGGAGGCACAGGTTTGAAAATTAAAGAGCTGAAAGCTGGATATAACAAAAAGATAATAGTAAATAACCTGTCTCTTGAGATCAAAAAGGGTGAGATCATATCTCTGATAGGTCCAAACGGCGGCGGTAAATCGACTCTTTTAAAGAGCATTTCAGGTGAACTAAAAACGCTTGGCGGCGCTGTGATGCTGGATGATGAAGAAATCAAGAATATTCCTCTTAGAGAGATAGCAAAGCGCATGTCGATCGTTAATACAACAAGGGTGAGACCTGAGCACATGAGCGCTTTTGACGTTGTTTTATCAGGGAGACTTCCATATAGTGATCTTCTAGGACTTTACAAAAAAGATGATTATGATACAGCAGGTAGAGCCTGCGATCTTATGAATATTGCTGAGCTTAAGGAAAAGCCCTTTGCATCTCTTAGTGACGGGCAAAAGCAAAGGACGCTCATCGCAAGAGCTATATGCCAGGATCCTGAGTATCTGATCATGGACGAGCCTACGTCATATCTTGATATCAGGCACAGGCTGGAGCTTATGGATGTAATAAGAAAGCTGGCAAGTGAAGGCGTGACTATTGTTATGTCACTTCATGAACTTGAGCTTGCACTTGAGATATCGGACAGGGTTTTGCTTGTACAAAAAGATGGCGAGACGATATGTGAAGAGCCGGCAAAAGTCATTGAAAGCGGAATTATTAAAGAGCTTTATGAGCTTACGGATGAGATGTATGAGCGAGTTAAGAGGCATGTGGAAGTCTAGTTGTACGTGTAAAGATGTTTTATAGGTGAGTCTTCCTAAGATTGGCACTTAAATAAACAAAGAAATAGTTAATGAAGAATTCGAAAGAGAAAAAAGAGAAAAAGGATTTTGAATGGAACAAGCAAATTCAGGTAAGTATAAGTTCATATGCTTTACTGATACAGGAAAAGCTCTAATGGCACGACTTTCAGGTGAAGATGGCTTGAAGGTTGATAGCCTTAAGGACTGGACAAGGGATAATTTTGAGCAAGGGAATGTTCTTGTCTTTATAGGAGCCATGGGTATTGCTGTAAGAGCAATTGCACCTTTTTGTAAGGATAAGACCAAGGACCCGGCAGTTATTGTTATAGATGAAAAGGGAACTTTTGTGATACCGGTTCTTTCAGGGCATATCGGAGGCGGCGTTGAGGCTGCTAAGGAGATTGCTTCTAAGATAGGAGCTGTACCTGTTATTACAACGGCAACTGATGTAAATAATGAATTTGCTGTAGATGTTTTTGCAAAGAGTAACGGTCTTGGAATAAGCGATATGAAAAAGGCAAAGGAGTTTTCCATGACGCTTCTTGCTGGGCATGAGACGGAGTTTATAGTTACTCCTAATAAGCCGGAAAGAGATGCCCTATGTCTTATACCCAAATGTACTGTAATAGGAATGGGATGCAGAAAAGGTAAAAGCGTAGATGAACTCTATGAGTTTTTAAATGAAGTTCTTAATAAAAAAAGTATAGATATAAGATCCGTAAAAGCTTTGGTTTCTGCTGATAAAAAGAAGGATGAAGAGGGACTTATAGAACTTTCAAATCGACTTGGCGTTCCTTTTATCACATACTCATCAGATGTTCTGATGCAGCAGGAAGGGGAATTCGAGCATTCGGATCTTGTCATGGAAGTGACAGGTTCTGATAATGTATGCGAAAGATCTGTATGTGCCTATGGGTGTCATACCATCATCCAGAAAAAGACTAAGAAAGATGGCATGACATTGGCAATTGGAATGGTCGCTGTACAGATAAAAGGATAAGAGTTGATTTAAAACTTATATATAAAATGTGTTATATCCAGTTAAGATTTACTGGAGAAATAAAGCAATATTGTGAGAAATAAGATGGAGTAAGCAATATATGAATAGTGGTAAATTGTATGTTGTTGGTATAGGCCCTGGTAGTGAAGAGGATATGACTATAAGAGCGCGAAATACGCTTGAAAAGTGTGATTACATTTATGGTTACAAGGTATATTGCGATCTTGTGAAGCCTCTTTTCCCAGATAAAGAATATATTACAACGGCTATGACCGGCGAAGAGAAAAGGGTAGAGCTGGCTCTTTCTAAAGCTGCAGAAGGATATGACGTCGCACTTATATGTTCAGGTGATTCCGGAGTTTATGGAATGGCAGGCCTAGCATATGAGTTTGGTGCAAAGTTTCCTGATGTAAAGATCGAGATTATACCTGGCGTTACGGCGGCTCTGTCAGGTGCGGCGCTTCTTGGGGCTCCGCTCATACATGACTTTTGCCTTATAAGTTTAAGTGACAGGCTTACTAAGATGGAGCTTATTGAAAAAAGGCTCAGAGCTGCTGCCAGTGCTGATATGGTAATTGTTATCTATAATCCTGAAAGTAAAGGACGAAAGGGATACCTTTCGCATGCCTGCGATATTCTTATGGAAGTACTGCCGCCGGATAGAGTCTGCGGCATTGCAAGGAATATAGGGAGATCC
Coding sequences within it:
- a CDS encoding SatD family protein, translating into MKYIAIIGDIRYSKQISNRGAIQSKLNKVLKSINDNYKEDIAANFLITLGDEFQGLLTSTEHLLEIIRYIQMSMYPVEIRFGLGCGKITTKINKEAAIGADGPAFYAARNMIEQLKHEEKKLKQQASDVKLSVYEKDDTLQVEQLNTFFRVNKLLENKWSTEQRNTIMEMKYHKGSQEEIARRLDTTQATVARRLVAGSYLTYEEVERVINLTLGNIKL
- a CDS encoding DUF3307 domain-containing protein: MTKYILFLLIGHVLGDFYFQTQKISSKKAKYYKWVIIHSLEYLATMLAMAVIVFHVEAIIMATCAGIVHFLIDTAKFIFVKKTKTKRQWNVFCLDQILHVVSIITMCYFFDRFSLQMNTTFVDAAIASCGLDSIVTLKWILSVLLILNPSNIMIQMFLSEFKPIESRGQDIINREKNAGRMVGSLERIIMLILLFNQQYSALGLVLTAKSITRYNKITEDKAFAEYYLLGTLLSVLVVLVIGHLVLI
- a CDS encoding sirohydrochlorin cobaltochelatase encodes the protein MKKKLLTLLMTSMLVVSAVGCGDKNADTASTAANESASNDATVEDTTKESDSATEEVSEEVTEVPSVNEFGLEDGVYTATFTTDSSMFHINEAYGDKGTLTVEGGEMTIHITLPSQNIVNLFPGTAEDAQKDGAVLLEPTIDEVTYEDGTTEEVYGFDVPVPVIDEEFPLALIGTKGVWYDHMVVVSDVTAQGEDEDQMAADNVAGLIDDIYVQTYTEDTYENCEKAKEAWDALTDAQKELVEGEFADPDYFGRDTGDASLDDPLNGDDIGENEILVVSFGTSFNDSRAKDIGGIEKAIAQAYPDWSVRRAFTAQIIINHIYARDGEKIDNVDQALQRAVDNGVKNLVIQPTHLMHGAEYDELVETLDEYKDKFESVAIAEPLLGEVGSDATVINEDKESVAKAITAAAVEESGYDSLDAAKEDGVAFVFMGHGTSHTAKVTYSQMQTQMDELGYDNVFIGTVEGEPEETELSNIIEKVKENGYTKVILRPLMVVAGDHANNDMAGDDDDSWKSGFEADGSFDEIDCQIAGLGGIEDVQKLYVEHTGAVIK
- a CDS encoding ABC transporter substrate-binding protein; its protein translation is MVKEKVKNLAIVAGLLLIFFSICLGGCGTISDGEYTASVLLSGGSGRAYIESPCSVTVKDGKSTARIVWSSPNYDYMIVDGETYYPVNPEGNSEFEIPITLDKEMQVQADTTAMSKPHLIEYTLLFTLEKDYADGTSENGEQGSGATGGQGSGSNAANGQGNGSDADGSQGDGNAGNNQGDGSNSSANSSLNPPSIEGLTYVSTDENSYAQCYRIHRYESGFVVISVDDGRNYLLVPEGQKTPENLGQDIVVLEGKLDRIYLAASAAMCHFDSLSCVDRILLSGIEEEDWYIEAAASAMKDGTLKYGGKYSAPDYEQIVMMDIDIAVESTMILHVPKVQEQLEELGVPVFIDRSSYEEEPLGRCEWIKVYGVLTGEEEKAESAFESQKAQVEQIEDLDVEGKSVVLFYLNSNHQVVTRTGNDYFAKIIEMAGGEYLAPVGDDGGASQMTISIEAFYEYASDADILIYNATIESVPESLEELMGSDVTFKDFKAFQEGNIWYTDKSLYQFSDKTGTIISDLAVVIAGEQEETDFFHKLQ
- a CDS encoding precorrin-8X methylmutase — encoded protein: MSFEIIKPMEIEKESFRIIEKELEQMGKSFPKEIMPTVQRVIHTTADFEYADTLTFSIDCIQKAKKAIMEGAHIVTDTNMTLSGINKKMLQKFGGDVHCFMADEDVAKEAKEREVTRAIVSMEKAAKLGVPTIFAIGNAPTALIRLKELIDDGELKPELIIGVPVGFVNVVEAKELIMESDVPYIVNRGRKGGSTVAAAICNSLLYSVSEREL
- the cbiD gene encoding cobalt-precorrin-5B (C(1))-methyltransferase CbiD — its product is MDKLFIEKGDKKLRMGFTTGSCAAAASKAALIMLLTKTDIHNVSIMTPKGIAYNAEIVGIEKGLDNGFVSCAVIKDGGDDPDVTTGSMIYAKVELKNEPGIVIDGGEGVGRVTKPGLDQPIGEAAINSVPRKMITDNISAVLKEYEQENKGVIVTISVPGGEELAKKTFNPKLGIVGGISILGTTGIVEPMSDDAIVQTIKTEIRVRKAEGKKILMAAPGNYGITFLSEVYGIDEKNVVMTSNFIYDSVRLALDEGFTKILFAGHIGKLVKVAGGIKNTHSRYGDHRMEILTDLSKRYMSETDFDKVKDTLPECVMTGEAVRIINETGHGDIVFDKMAENIKEYMEKWSDGNISVEVIVFSGENEELVSTENAHTWIKEI
- the cobM gene encoding precorrin-4 C(11)-methyltransferase; translation: MVHFVGAGPGAKDLITLRGKELIEKADVIIYAGSLVNPGLLDYAKEGCEIYDSSKLNLDEVIDIIKAAEASNKDTIRLHTGDPCIFGATREQMDILDKEKIAYDTTPGVSSFCGAAAALNMEYTLPGITQSVIITRMEGRTKVPEKEAVEALASHGSTMVFFLSAGNTKTLSERLIAGGLSPDTPCAIVYKATWPDEKKVVCRLDNLSEKAKENGITKTALIIVGKAVAQSGYELSRLYAADFTTEFRQGTENRT